CAGAACCTTCGCAGAACTTAGTGAAAATGTTTAAAATGTTTTTACTCTTCGCTAAATCTGCATTgccaaaaataaggaaatcaTCTGCTTGATAGGAGGTGCATTCTTGGTAATTTTAATACCATGGATATGCCCCTTCTGTTGAGCAAGCGAAAGATAGCGAGAAAGAGCTTCCATACACAAGATAAAAAGGTAAGGAGAAAGGGGGTCTCCTTGCCTTATACCTCGAGATGGAAAGAAAATTTTACCTGGAGAACCATTCAACAAAAAAGAAGAACTAGTGGTTTTTATACACTTTTTTATAAGATTGCACCAATCTGGCCCAAAACCCATTTTTTTAAGACATCTAATAAGAAATTCCATTCAACCCTATCAAACGCTTTCGAAATATCAATCTTTAGACCCATATAaccttttttccatttttttctttttcatagtgTGTATAATTTCGTGAGCAACCACAATGATGTCAGAAATCTGTCTATTAGGCACGTAAGCAGACTGAAATGGCGATATAATTTTATCTAATAAGGGTTTCATGCGATTAGCAATCAGTTTATATATACGTTGTATTACACAGACTAATCGGTCTGAAATGGGAGGCTTCATCaggaattttggttttaggaatGAGGGATATGAAGTTGTTGTTTAATTCTTTGAGAAGAAAACCAGAAGTGAAAAACCTTTTAACCATATTAACAATGTCCAGAGAAACAAGTtcccaatttttttgaaaaaatatagCTGGGAAACCATCCGGTCCCGGAGAAGAGTTAGGAGCCATAGAAAACACCACATTTCTAATTTCCTCATAACCTGGTATCTCCATAAGGATGATGTTATCCTCATCAGACACCATGCAAGGCATATTAGAAATCAAGTCAGCATCAACTATTGGATTAGAAGTAGAAGCCATATTTGAGAAGTGTTTGTAGAGAACTTCATTAATTTTAGTTCTACCTTCTACCCATAAGTTGttttcatctttaacagaacaaATAGAGTTCCGAAGAGTTCTCGTTCTAACTAGACCATGAAAATAACCAGAATTTTTATCACCTAGATTTAACATTTTGTCACcacttttgattttcaaaaaagacTCATTTAAAGCATACAATTTTTCCACTTCACAACTTAGGTTTTTCAAAATTTCCGATTTATTTGGTAAACTTTGGTTAATACTAGCACACTCAAGATCATTTTCGCTTGTTCAAGCCTTAAGTTTATGTTACCAAACTTGGTCCTATTCCACAGACTAATGCGTTTCTTAGCAACATAGAGTTTTTTATTAACTTTAAAGGCTGGAGAGCCATCATGATGAGTTATCCAGGAATCATTAATGACATCAATACAAGATTCATTTTCTAACCAAGTACCAAAACACTTAAAAGGCTTAGCTCCATCATTCATAACATGCTTAGTACTTAAGATAATTGGACTATGATCAGAGGCCATTGCACTGAGATGAACAATTTTAGCATCCTGATATAAGTCCAACCATTCTTTTTCACTAAACCCCTATCAACTCTTTTCTCAATTAAATTAGAATCAGTCCTATGATTAGACCAAGTAAAAGGATAAACATAGAACCCCACATCAATAAGTCTTGCCTGATTCACTGTTTCTATTGATTTCTCTATCTCTAATTTGTTCGTTCTACTAGCTCCACTAGATTCATCCTTATGCAAAGTGATATTAGATCTCCAATTACCATCCAAGGTAGATTGGTAATAGAAGACATCTGAGGTAAGAATTCCCAAGTAACTTTTTTATTCTGAGGGTGACCATAAAGACAACTAAGTAACCAATCCTTTCTGGTGACCTGATCATTGATACACACATTGATGTAGAAGCTTGACACCTGTAGAACATCTATTTTAACTGTGTCCAACCAAGCTAAGGAAATTCCTCCTGATTTTCCTACCGGATCCATTATATGTATATTCTCAAATCTAACAGATCTGAACAAACTTTCTATTTTATGTCTATGTTGTTTAGTTTCACTAAGAAAGATGATATTTGGTTGAACAGATTTGACCAAAGATTTAAAGTGATCTCTTGTGTAGTTTTTCCCACACCCCTGACAGTTCCATGagataattttcatacttccaaACTGAATACATTCCTTATACCAGACATAATTATGCATATTTAACACATCGGTATCAATCAAGTAAACATGTTTCCCTTTATTCTTACATTCATGCATAATCACCTCTATATCAATCAGAATGCTACCAAAATCATACTTCACATTCCAAATTTGAAAAAATCTCCAAAAATTTAAACCATGCTTGCACTCAATATCATTGTTATCACTCATGTTGATGTTTTTGCAGATGACATTAACTAAGTAAAAATTAATGTGAGAGTGTACCTGATTATTTGTGTGAGTAGAAAGCAATATCTCGTTACTGATTTCAGCATCTTGGTTCGGGCATGGACTAGCAGGCGTATCAATGATGTAGTCATTAAACATATCATAAGGGTCATCATGGTTCGGAACAGGAACGCTAATCATTTGAGTATTAGCCAAAATTATATTGGTATCACCTTCACCAAAGCAACGCGGAGAAGGAGTAGAAAAAAGCATATTAAGAGTCGAATCAGAAATGTTGCAAACATCAATCAAAAATTTTGAAGGGGAAACAAATTCATTTTTGCAAAGATTTTTCCCTAAAATGATCTCACCAGAAATCGCAGCCCTCTGATCCACCTTCGTTTTCTTAGAATTCTCATCAACCACAGTTGTCTTCCTTTTGTACTTCCTCTTCTTTCTTTCGGGTTCCAGAAGATTAACTGAAAAATCTAATAGAATACCTGCTTTTAATTGGTACTCTTTAGCCTCATCTAGATGCTTGATCGCTTCCTCTAAATCCACTGTTTTGCCACCTTCCCTTATTACTAAAGTTCCCGTTGAAATTCCATCCATAGAATGAGGTGATATCATAACTCCCACAGAAGTTTCATCCACTTTTGCTTTTCCTTTAATTCTGTTCCTCTCTTCAACCATTCTCTTATGCTCCCTTCTTCTGTTATCATCTCTTGCAATTTGGACAGCTACCAGATTGAGTTCCCCTGAATTCTGTTCTTCAACAGCAATGGGATTCTCTTCCCCGCCTACCTCATTCACAACGGATAGTAACTCTTCCTCCAAACCTTCTATCGAACCTCTAGCCTCCTCTAGAATTAGCTCAGTAATTGTTGCTTTGCTTACCCCATCCTTACTCATGTCAACATGACCACTATGACCAACATGATCCACATCCATCAAAATTTCAGCTGTATCTTCACTGTCAGAAGGAGTATCATTCACCACTATTACCTGACCTTCAACACAAGGTTCAGCTCGATGATCCAAAACTCTACATATCTCACAAATCCTCCAAGGCATAACATTATAATTAACTGaaacccatgcttcttcttcttgagctCTTACCAACACCCTCCTTGGAAGCGATCCTGTGACATTTATCTTGATTAACATTTTAACTGTTTTATGCTCCGATGACAGACCCATTGGTTCAGGAAACCCACATAATTCTCCAACTACTGAAGCCATAACTCTATAGGCAGCTTTAGTTAAAAACTGAGTTGTAATTCTACACATAAACACAATGAATAACTCATAATCCATATTAATAGTTGCACCAAACTGGAAACCCATCTCCGGAATTTCAATCAGCACCATTAGATAACCATCCAACACCCATGGCCCATCATCTTTGATTCTCATAATATCAATTCCAGACCCAAACTTATAGAGGTGAACATTTAATCTTGCTCCAAACTTCTTAATTCCAACTTCTCTGAACATTGGCCAAGTATCTCTAACCAGTTTCTTCACTCTACTTGTTGAGATAGTAAAAGGACAACAGATTCTGCCTAACATACATAAACtgtaatcttctttttctttttctaacaccatATGCTTATCTAAGTATACAATTGGCTTTATAGCACTTTCTAAATTCATATTGTTCTTCATATTGACAGCTAGAGTATCCACAATATCAGAAGGAGACTCGGGATTTTGACTAAGATATTTTTATGGAAATAGAGGTGGAAGCCATATGCAGGAAGAGAGTTTTGTGATTATACCtcagtttgaacaaatatttatacTTGAAACATTTTGTACCCCAAACAACCGTGATACCAACTATGTTGAGACACAACCATTGTaaatatcataattaggtgaaatttaGTGATGGCTTTAAAATCCGTAATAGTGTCCAGAGGCATGGGCAAGAACTAAAAGATACCAAATCAGAGGACAAAGAAATAAAAGAACAATCAGAACAGCAAACCAAAAGGGAATCAAATTGGACACAAACCAAGAATAAGAAACCAGGAGTTGAAAATCAATCAGCAATCGCAGAAGgtgaaacaaaatcaaaacaacgaAGAAATCAGAAGAGGAAACGTGAAAGAAAACTAAACCCAGACGAATTAACACAATTACCTGAATGATATCTTGAATAATACCTCACAACACCTGTAAATCACACAACCAACCACTCTACCAAACCAGTAAGGttagaaatcaaataaaataagggATCCCTTACCTGGTCGAAATAGGACCTCTCTACCTCAACAACCCAGGAAAAACCAGCACTTAATCGAACAATCACAAAGAAGAACCCCAACTAAATCGCAACCCCAAACTAAAATCGCAAAGAGAAATGgtgaagaaaccctaattttgatccaaGTTAACTCTCGAGAAAAATCCCTTTGAAGAACACTATTTCACACTTTCTCTCCTAGGTAAAATCTGCTAGTTGGAAAAAAACATACCCAACTTGTTGGTTGTCTATGTGATAGAGTTTTCATTATAGATTTAGTCGAGAAACTACCTTTTTGGGTGATGCTTCCACATCATCTTATCAGTATTATTCGCTTCATCTTCCACTGGTATTTGAATCTCCAGGGCCTCAAACTAGGAAGGTTATATAACATCTCATCATTTCTAACCATTTTATTATACTGGAATTTAAAGAAATTCGGGAAAATCACTCTTCCACTTATTATACTGGAATTTAAAGAAATTCGGGAAAATCACTCTTTCACGGTATCGGGTgaaagtatttttattttatttaatttaacaCAATTAAGACTCTTATTggaatttttattatttgaatagCACTTGGGTTGTCAACATAATTCATACACGCTGTAATACGAAGATTCAAATTTGCTTTCATGATTTCTTCTTACCATATTCGGTGTGGGATGATTCAAGTTGCAATCAAACTCTCACAAAACCTTGCGAGTTAAACGCTTTGGATTTTGGGTCTCGAAACAAATATTGAACATAGGTTTTAATTTAAGAATCATTACAGCTTCAACAGCACGAGGGATACTGTTATCTACCGTATGTTCTCTCGCTTCTAGAAATTAGAAATTTCACTTGGCAAGTGGAGTCTGTACCTAACCTTTCACATACAAGTTTGGCATCCCCAagctcttccaaaaaaaaaaaagagagctaAAATAGAAGTTTCTTCTGTAGTCTGTACTCACCCGAGAAATGAAGTACCTCCTCTAAAGTGGGAGCTTTtataacccaaaactaacccctaATAAAAGCCACCAAATATATTACACCTccttttaaaccatacaaacacAATAGAGAATTAACGAGACAAATGATCTGCTGCAGTCTTGACATAGGCTGACAGGCAGATGGCATCCTCATTCCTCAGTGTGCATCAAAATGAGCACACTTACCTCGAGAACCAGGAGCATGCGGTCATTGCAGTGTCTCACACAAACCCAAAACTACAGCCTGCATGTGTTTGGCAGATTAAAGAAAGACGCTGCTGTGTCATTGCTAGAGATGGGTAATGTGGGAGCGACAAGCGATAGAAACATGTGTGGGATGACGGCAGGTGATCATCAGAGCAGGATGTCTTGTAGATAGTTAAAGGACATGGCAAACCAGAAAAACCGTTTACAGGAAGGTATTTCACTgaggtccaaaagaaaagaagctcCCTCTGCTGCTCCATGGACATATCCTCAACAACCTGCAGAAGTAGTTTCAAAAGGTTAACACTCAGCAttttatgtaaccatctttaatgcagattattttgaagaaaaatagtaaaataaaccacaataaATCCATAGTAAGTCCCAATTTTATTCGCTATCAATATCCCTAAATGAAGATTCACTAACAGCTAAAATATGATCATTTGCTCATCTTGATGTCTATGCCAATAGACATAAGAGAAAGTGGTGTGAGCTTCCTCAAAGATAATCATGTTAGAGATCAGTTTCACCTTGTAAACCAAGAAGATGGTGCAAAACTAATGCATATATCCATATATTTCTAGAAAAATCTACCACTAACCTTGTTGCAGAAAGGAGAAAACTTCGTCTGGCTTAGTTGTATTCAATTCAATAAAAAGAGGGACCTCGGAAAGCAATCAAacatcaaaaaataaggaaataatTAACTAGACGAGAGAACTGACGAGAATAAACATCAGAGGCATGAACAAACACTAAAACCAATAAATAGAACTTATAGAATTCATAAACTATGGTGGCCATACATACCTCCCAAAACCAGCAAATTTGTTCATCGTTTTCTCTGTAGTCTTCGTACTTAGTGTGTGCTTTCCAATCTTTGAAACAAATAGGTTTATCACTTCCACTTAACACACAATCGAGACCTTTCAGCTCTATACCTTGGAAAAAGTTTTTCGCCAGCCTTCGCTTACAAAGAATATCACCAAAACCTCGTGCAAAATAGGCAACCTTTGCCGAGATTGATTTGACGAAGATATGCTGAATGAGAAGATGTACATACAGGTCTCTGTTCTTGCTATTGACAACAATGTTGATCCCTCCAGGGCACAGCTCCACGGTTTTCCTGGATCCGAACTCTTTGATTTCCCTAACAAATGTCAACCCCATAGCATCTGAGTCCACAGCGTCAGCATCCATCTCCAAAATATCTTTGCAACTCTTATACATGACTGGATCTGCACATCGTATGTCTTCCAGGGATATTTTCTCCTCCGCTAATTGCAAGAAAAATACACGGTCAAATGCAATCCCCACTTTCACTTTATGCATCAAGGCTAAAGCGATTACTCGACCACAAAAGGCAAACAACATAAGTTGCTGCGATTCGACTTGTGCTGGGTTGGGAAAGAATCTGCGTCAGTCCTCCGGGCATTCTACAAAAAGGGAATATTCTGGACTAAAGAGCGCGTGGCATACCAACAAAAGCCACTCCCGCAGGACACCATGACCCGTAGCTACCTCGTTTTTGAACTCCACGAAGAGGCCATTATGCAAGGACCTTGCTTCAACAAGAGCGATGTGTTCAAATGATTCCTTCAACAAAAGTGACCTGTCAATGAGCATTTTGTGCAGCTTTCTGTCGTCGTCCTTTACCTCAGGGaacatcatcaccatcagatGTATCCTTGATTCAAAATCTATCGCAGCGTCATACTTGAGAAGCCATAGGTGATCATCACCCCTCTTTGAGTGCCCAATAAGATAACTCATTGCAAGGGGAACTGCTCGAAATGCAGAGGATAGAAGTTCTTCCCCATCCTCGTAAAGTTTAGATATGTTGCTCAACTCCTTCAGAATCGAAAGAAGGTAAGACCACCCAATATTGAATTTCAAACTACTTCCTGCATCCCTAATAGCTGCGTCTAAAGAGTACAGGCATTCGTTGACTTTCCTAACCAGACTCGTAAAATCCagataaaatatataaatatcatTCAAATAGTACGAGTACTTCTCGAAGATATCCGGATTCAGTGGCAATGATGGACCCTTTACTCTCACATGCTCGTGAATTGCATTACGGATATGGAGTGAAAACAACGCGAATTCACGGAAATTTCTCTTCAGGCTCCTTAATTCAGTAGTTGCTAGGGGTGATGGTGACAGATAAGTTGATACTAAAGATTTGTGCAACTTCATATCTATCTCATGGAAAATATTGTACAGGCCTCCAATTAACTCTGACGTCTTTGCAATGCCAAAATATGTTGGTCTATTTGAAAAGGCAATTGATTTTAGTATGGATATCAGAGTTTCATGACAAGAGTGGTATAGCTGGCGCTCCTCATCATCAGCAGTCTTACAAAATGCTGTGCAAAAGCCTAAAACTATTGTAGCACACTGATTTTGTATGGACCTAGGCAAGAAGAAGCCAGAATTGGTTTTAGGATCGATTAGAAAGAGCCTAATGCATTTCTCAGATATCTCTTTATTTTCTTTAACTAAAGAACGGAACAATAAGACTAGAACATATGTTACACCAGTGAAGTCGATGATTTGAAGATGTTCCATAGATTTCGTCATGTTGTATCTAGGGATGGCCCTCAATATATCCTTAAGCCCCGTTAATATATCGTCTCTTGACGAGTATCGAGCATCAcactcttcctcctcatcatcatcagtcTTTTCGTGACAGATGCAATACACAAAGTTTATGAAATCGGTAAATTCTTCTGCTCTTCGTTCATACTCTTTACTAGACAACAGCTGTTCAATTTGAATAATGGCTTCCTCATCTCCTTCCATCCTAATATGTTCAATACTATCTTGAGACTAAGTACTAAGTTTAAATAGACAAGTTTAGATTTTGCAAATCACCCAAACATCAACACCTATATATAAACATGTGTCCCTCATAAATTAGGAATCTGAGCAGTCCTCGAACTTGGTAAGGAATCAAACTAGTTTTAGCAATCAGAGTAGACCTCAAAACTTGTATTCCAAATCAAAGGTTGAAACTTTGTGTTGACATAAATTAATTGATAAATAGATAAGTACCTAGCCTTTTCTTCGTTTCCTTATTTTCATTGGCTCACTTTTAATGGTAAGATTTTAAATTGGTGATCAATTTCCAATCTCAAATCTGCAGCGGAGGAATCCATATGCGGTGGCGATGCCGATGGATTTTTACAGAGACAGAACAAAATCAAGAGGAAATTGGTGGTGATTTCGCCCAAAGTTAACGTTTTGAGTGTAAAAAAAAGTGTGCATTTCCAGTTCGGAATTAGAGGTTGCAACAGTTGATTTTGAACCAATAGAAGAAGAACATAGCTTCGAACAAGACTTTGTAGACGAAGAACAACCAAGATGGATACAGAGTTCCGAACGAAATATTCTTACTGGTTTTAAAAGATCAAAATGTACTTCTCATCAGTTATTAGACAGACAGAAACCTAGAAAATCTGCGTCTTCCTTAGAACCATATACTAGTTGTCTCCCGGGCttgataccaaaaaaaataaaaaaggtcgtCTCCCGGGCCGGGCTCAACTCTCCACTGCCAAAAGGACATCTTGAATTGGGATCACGTTATCTTGGAGCATGTTTGTTTATTCCCCTATGTCGAGCTAACCTCTATTAGCTTCTATGTAGTGGTGGGTCCCATTTATAttggtgtttgttttttccactacCTCTGCATAGTAGAGGCAAATCTCTATCTATATAGAGGAAATCAAATAGCATCAATGAGGTGTTATTTTTGAGCCTCTACCTCTATTAAACCTTTAAATGACTAATATATCCTCGAACAAGcttataatgtccaaaaataattccTTAATTTAAAATCTAAATTTTTCcctgtttcaagaaaagtgatattttcacccgcttcagaaaaagggatattttcgtgctgtttcagaaaaagtgatattttgttccgtttcagaaaaagtgacactttagccccgtttcagaaaaagtgatgctTTCCcccatttcagaaaaagtgatactttcacgccgtttcagaaaaagtgatattttcaccccgttttagaaaaagtgatactttcgcatgtttcagaaaaagtgatactttcgcgtcgtttcagaaaaaatgatatttttgcTCCATTTCATAAAAGTGATTTtttccccgtttcagaaaaagtgatatttttgccctgtttcagaaaaagtcaaATTTTTGCCCCGTTTTagaaaagtgatacttccccGTTTCagaaagtgatatttttgctccgtttcagaaaaagttatatttttgccccgtttcagaaaaagtgattttttcctgtttcagaaaaagtgatttttttcctgtttcagaaaaagtgatactttcgcccgtttcagaaaaaataatGCTTTCacccgtttcagataaagtgatatttttgatccgtttcaggaaaaatgaacatctttggttgtattttctaatacatttttttctttttggaatttttgaacatctttggttgtaatggatcttcatggattttttgagttttataagggtaaa
This genomic stretch from Papaver somniferum cultivar HN1 chromosome 5, ASM357369v1, whole genome shotgun sequence harbors:
- the LOC113283243 gene encoding uncharacterized protein LOC113283243 isoform X2: MKNNMNLESAIKPIVYLDKHMVLEKEKEDYSLCMLGRICCPFTISTSRVKKLVRDTWPMFREVGIKKFGARLNVHLYKFGSGIDIMRIKDDGPWVLDGYLMVLIEIPEMGFQFGATINMDYELFIVFMCRITTQFLTKAAYRVMASVVGELCGFPEPMGLSSEHKTVKMLIKINVTGSLPRRVLVRAQEEEAWVSVNYNVMPWRICEICRVLDHRAEPCVEGQVIVVNDTPSDSEDTAEILMDVDHVGHSGHVDMSKDGVSKATITELILEEARGSIEGLEEELLSVVNEVGGEENPIAVEEQNSGELNLVAVQIARDDNRRREHKRMVEERNRIKGKAKVDETSVGVMISPHSMDGISTGTLVIREGGKTVDLEEAIKHLDEAKEYQLKAGILLDFSVNLLEPERKKRKYKRKTTVVDENSKKTKVDQRAAISGDTNIILANTQMISVPVPNHDDPYDMFNDYIIDTPASPCPNQDAEISNEILLSTHTNNQIAHASSEEQGALVHPKV
- the LOC113283243 gene encoding uncharacterized protein LOC113283243 isoform X1, whose protein sequence is MKNNMNLESAIKPIVYLDKHMVLEKEKEDYSLCMLGRICCPFTISTSRVKKLVRDTWPMFREVGIKKFGARLNVHLYKFGSGIDIMRIKDDGPWVLDGYLMVLIEIPEMGFQFGATINMDYELFIVFMCRITTQFLTKAAYRVMASVVGELCGFPEPMGLSSEHKTVKMLIKINVTGSLPRRVLVRAQEEEAWVSVNYNVMPWRICEICRVLDHRAEPCVEGQVIVVNDTPSDSEDTAEILMDVDHVGHSGHVDMSKDGVSKATITELILEEARGSIEGLEEELLSVVNEVGGEENPIAVEEQNSGELNLVAVQIARDDNRRREHKRMVEERNRIKGKAKVDETSVGVMISPHSMDGISTGTLVIREGGKTVDLEEAIKHLDEAKEYQLKAGILLDFSVNLLEPERKKRKYKRKTTVVDENSKKTKVDQRAAISGEIILGKNLCKNEFVSPSKFLIDVCNISDSTLNMLFSTPSPRCFGEGDTNIILANTQMISVPVPNHDDPYDMFNDYIIDTPASPCPNQDAEISNEILLSTHTNNQIAHASSEEQGALVHPKV
- the LOC113279887 gene encoding E3 ubiquitin-protein ligase UPL5-like, producing MHKVKVGIAFDRVFFLQLAEEKISLEDIRCADPVMYKSCKDILEMDADAVDSDAMGLTFVREIKEFGSRKTVELCPGGINIVVNSKNRDLYVHLLIQHIFVKSISAKVAYFARGFGDILCKRRLAKNFFQGIELKGLDCVLSGSDKPICFKDWKAHTKYEDYRENDEQICWFWEVVEDMSMEQQRELLFFWTSVKYLPVNGFSGLPCPLTIYKTSCSDDHLPSSHTCFYRLSLPHYPSLAMTQQRLSLICQTHAGCSFGFV